From the Candidatus Woesearchaeota archaeon genome, one window contains:
- a CDS encoding leucine--tRNA ligase, protein MPPSTTPPIDLRLLPKKWQKRWERAGIFKTREDPAKEKYYVLEMYPYPSGSGLHMGHARNYCIGDAYARYQRMRGKNVLYPMGYDSFGLPAENAAIKAKSHPKKFTEAAIEQFKRQQRALGLSYDWDRLIMSHDPSFYQWDQWLFLKLYEKGLVYRKKSIVNWCPACQTVLANEQVHNGTCWRHEDTNVEIKDLEQWFIKTTAYAEELLKGLDSLDHWPDDVKTMQRNWIGKSTGTIIEFPVEGSDKKLRVFTTRPDTFFGITFLVYAPEHPDVKEFVKGTPYEKQTKAFIEKVLLQDRFQRTAEDKEKEGLFIGKYAINPLTKEKIPIYIANFVLYEYGTGAIIAVPAHDQRDFLFAKKYNIPIKVVINPPDFDLDPSKMSRAYTGDGYLVNSAEFNGMHNRDAMEAITEHLKAKKCGGPSTQYKLRDWLVSRQRFWGCPIPMIHCEECGIVPVPEKELPVRLPEDFTFTATEGNPLAHCEAFVNTTCPSCGKPAKRETDTMDTFFDSSWYFLRYCDQHNHTQPFSPKKAAYWMPIDTYIGGKEHATMHLIYFRFFTKFLRDIGFLSIDEPCIRLFNQGMVHKEGTVMSKSKGNVVTQEEIEKTFGIDTARFFLLFVASPDKDLEWDDKGVAGAHRFLTRIIDLYTRKELTSELPKNQESKLHRTIRDVTTSIESFKFNNALVSIMQFAHYLIEEERVSTVALKHLAKLLAPFTPHLAEELWELLDEQAFISLAPWPAYDESKIDEELESHERTLKTTIADLQNVKKLSGIARPKQATLFIAAPWKYSLVQAIKEELSKGSDAKTLFQAVMQRDEVKQHGQEAAKLIPRLAKDQSKLPLFVSSPENERAYLEEKKNIIAKRAQLEAESIKVVHEQESKEAKARQSLPGKPAILLL, encoded by the coding sequence ATGCCACCGTCCACAACACCACCAATAGACTTGCGTTTGCTCCCTAAAAAATGGCAGAAGCGCTGGGAAAGAGCCGGCATCTTCAAAACCAGAGAAGACCCTGCCAAAGAAAAATACTACGTCCTAGAAATGTACCCCTACCCGAGCGGCTCCGGCCTCCACATGGGACACGCGCGCAACTACTGCATCGGCGACGCGTACGCTCGCTACCAACGCATGCGCGGCAAAAACGTCCTCTACCCAATGGGGTACGACAGCTTTGGCCTCCCCGCAGAGAACGCAGCCATTAAGGCCAAGAGCCATCCAAAAAAATTCACGGAAGCAGCCATTGAACAATTCAAACGCCAACAACGTGCTCTCGGCCTGAGCTACGACTGGGACAGACTCATCATGTCCCACGACCCCTCATTCTACCAATGGGACCAGTGGCTTTTCCTCAAACTCTACGAGAAAGGACTTGTTTACCGCAAAAAAAGCATTGTAAACTGGTGCCCGGCGTGCCAGACCGTCCTCGCCAACGAGCAAGTCCACAACGGCACGTGCTGGCGGCACGAAGACACCAACGTTGAGATCAAAGACCTCGAACAATGGTTCATCAAAACCACCGCGTACGCAGAAGAGCTTCTCAAAGGCCTCGATTCGCTTGATCACTGGCCTGACGATGTCAAAACCATGCAGCGCAACTGGATTGGCAAGAGCACCGGCACCATCATTGAATTCCCTGTTGAGGGCAGCGACAAGAAGCTTCGCGTTTTCACCACGAGACCAGACACCTTCTTTGGCATCACCTTCCTCGTCTACGCCCCCGAACACCCTGACGTCAAGGAATTCGTTAAAGGAACGCCTTATGAGAAGCAGACAAAAGCATTCATTGAAAAAGTCCTCCTCCAAGACCGCTTCCAACGAACCGCGGAGGACAAGGAAAAAGAAGGCCTCTTTATTGGAAAATATGCCATCAACCCCCTCACCAAGGAAAAAATCCCTATCTACATTGCTAACTTCGTCCTCTACGAATACGGCACCGGTGCGATCATAGCCGTCCCGGCCCACGACCAGCGCGACTTTCTCTTCGCAAAAAAATACAACATCCCCATCAAAGTCGTGATCAACCCTCCCGACTTCGACCTCGACCCGAGCAAGATGAGCCGGGCCTACACGGGTGACGGCTACCTCGTCAACTCCGCTGAATTCAACGGCATGCACAACCGTGACGCGATGGAGGCTATCACTGAACACCTCAAGGCAAAAAAGTGCGGCGGCCCCAGCACGCAGTACAAGCTCCGCGACTGGCTCGTCTCGCGCCAGCGCTTCTGGGGATGCCCAATTCCCATGATACATTGCGAGGAGTGCGGCATCGTGCCCGTCCCTGAAAAAGAGCTTCCTGTCAGGCTCCCTGAAGACTTCACCTTCACCGCCACCGAAGGAAACCCTCTTGCACATTGCGAAGCATTTGTCAACACAACGTGCCCTTCATGTGGCAAGCCAGCAAAACGAGAAACGGACACTATGGACACCTTCTTTGATAGTAGCTGGTACTTCCTGCGCTACTGCGACCAGCATAACCACACACAGCCGTTCAGCCCAAAAAAAGCTGCGTACTGGATGCCCATTGACACGTACATCGGTGGCAAGGAACACGCGACAATGCACCTCATTTACTTTCGGTTCTTTACCAAATTTCTCCGAGATATTGGCTTCCTCTCCATTGACGAACCATGCATCCGCCTCTTTAACCAAGGCATGGTACACAAGGAAGGAACGGTCATGAGCAAGAGCAAAGGAAACGTTGTCACCCAAGAAGAAATTGAAAAAACATTCGGGATCGACACTGCGCGGTTCTTCCTCCTCTTCGTCGCCTCCCCCGACAAAGACCTCGAATGGGATGACAAAGGCGTTGCGGGCGCTCACCGCTTCCTCACCAGAATCATCGACCTCTACACGAGAAAGGAACTCACAAGCGAGCTTCCAAAGAATCAAGAGAGCAAGCTTCACCGAACCATCAGAGACGTTACAACCAGCATTGAATCTTTCAAATTCAACAACGCGCTCGTAAGCATTATGCAGTTCGCACACTATCTCATCGAAGAAGAACGCGTCAGTACAGTCGCGCTCAAGCACCTTGCCAAGCTTCTTGCACCGTTCACACCTCACCTTGCAGAAGAGCTCTGGGAGCTTCTCGATGAACAAGCCTTTATCAGCCTCGCGCCGTGGCCAGCCTATGATGAGAGCAAGATCGACGAAGAACTGGAAAGCCATGAACGCACCCTCAAAACAACTATTGCTGACCTGCAAAACGTTAAGAAACTCTCAGGCATCGCCCGCCCAAAACAAGCAACGCTCTTCATCGCGGCCCCGTGGAAATACTCCCTCGTTCAAGCCATCAAAGAAGAACTTTCGAAAGGAAGCGACGCCAAAACACTCTTCCAAGCTGTGATGCAACGAGACGAAGTCAAACAACACGGGCAAGAGGCTGCAAAGCTCATCCCCCGCCTCGCCAAAGACCAAAGCAAACTCCCTCTCTTCGTGAGCTCCCCGGAGAACGAGCGCGCCTACCTTGAGGAAAAAAAGAACATCATCGCCAAGCGCGCACAACTCGAAGCAGAAAGCATAAAGGTTGTCCACGAACAAGAAAGCAAAGAAGCCAAGGCACGCCAATCCCTTCCTGGCAAGCCAGCAATCCTCCTGTTATGA
- a CDS encoding DUF4091 domain-containing protein, whose translation MPNRYLAALFLLLLTSNAALATFETSITSENIKIRPWDAAPRTKTHTIDAVKGEWVATQIITRTQDRSTSGIDITATPPQRKNDYLPSLSFYKEYNHDLMYASRVAGGAGEWPDALIPKKDPYYHEERNAFPYDVKLVSKAYNVWGYNLTGQWKINRRNSAQHPPQPLGEYTGNEARVYHIKITQPGQAGLAQFVWSDDDGATWSPPQTVPASPTETIPLSNGISVQFPVQTKDYATDDEYEFFANTYRNDVIWAETFIPEDTAPGTYTSTITVTADNQPPQTLNLTIIVHDITIPRTSSIPVWYLASRNSISAGHAQQINPGGDWEALFDDYLEEGLKHRITLDGLYPFLSWNGTDITNWDVFAAKARPYLNGQWSYGAKASFLQLPRAPPHDSFFNLIFKETIKEYDLKEYRLDITRENYSLPFIMGERVTLQNGASFRNLHESQPYFADEVDGVLKPGTNMTGTQSNATATLTAATPSETFYLDKLDNLLAQEGWLDKTYNYMIEEPTWPNEYSSTNYTDTPAPQTMTDAIRQTSTSMKAINPEFKNFAVEIYQEEWEDAIDVWVPSIAGCGRTGYVDCYASRDKQDIVQWSYAACGTHHCYRTGDDTFTKLPTHIIDANFTNLRGMYWLKYNGNITGDLYWRVDYQFVFAGHSTPIDPWENIWFAGGNGDGTLFYPGRPNIVGGTHHIPISSLRVKAIREGLEDYELFALATQRGLRSDVLDAIKDAVGTDWYAYTTLPTPAAMDHARKEVITLLEGTCYTPARAGDVDCNSEVNIYDLTLVGSSFGTTPQSPDWNRKGKRANACSTTELSPRVGVEDLNCVSQNFGNAD comes from the coding sequence ATGCCCAACCGCTACCTCGCGGCACTCTTCCTCCTTCTTCTCACGAGCAACGCCGCCCTTGCAACGTTCGAAACCAGCATAACCTCAGAAAACATAAAAATACGACCTTGGGACGCGGCACCACGCACGAAAACACACACCATCGATGCCGTAAAAGGCGAATGGGTAGCAACACAAATCATCACTCGCACGCAAGACAGGAGCACGAGCGGCATTGACATCACCGCAACGCCGCCGCAACGCAAGAACGACTACCTCCCAAGCCTCTCATTCTACAAGGAATACAACCACGACCTCATGTACGCGAGCAGAGTCGCAGGAGGCGCAGGAGAGTGGCCGGACGCGCTCATTCCAAAAAAAGACCCGTACTACCATGAAGAACGAAACGCATTCCCCTACGACGTAAAGCTGGTAAGCAAAGCATACAACGTTTGGGGATACAACCTCACCGGCCAATGGAAAATCAACAGAAGAAACAGCGCCCAACACCCACCACAACCGCTGGGCGAGTATACAGGAAACGAAGCCCGCGTCTACCACATCAAAATAACCCAGCCAGGCCAAGCAGGACTTGCGCAATTCGTGTGGAGCGACGACGACGGCGCCACGTGGTCACCGCCACAAACCGTCCCGGCAAGCCCCACCGAAACCATCCCCCTCTCCAACGGCATCAGCGTACAATTCCCCGTGCAAACCAAGGACTACGCAACCGACGACGAATACGAATTCTTCGCCAACACCTACCGAAACGACGTTATCTGGGCTGAAACCTTCATCCCAGAAGACACCGCGCCAGGAACCTACACGTCAACCATTACCGTCACCGCAGACAACCAGCCACCCCAAACACTCAACCTCACCATCATCGTCCACGACATCACCATCCCCCGAACCAGCTCCATCCCGGTATGGTACCTTGCAAGCAGAAACAGCATCAGTGCCGGGCACGCCCAACAAATAAACCCGGGAGGAGACTGGGAAGCGCTCTTTGACGACTACCTCGAAGAAGGCCTCAAACACCGCATCACCCTTGACGGCCTCTACCCATTCCTCTCCTGGAACGGCACGGACATCACCAACTGGGACGTGTTCGCCGCAAAAGCACGCCCGTACCTGAACGGGCAGTGGAGCTACGGAGCCAAGGCCAGCTTCCTTCAACTCCCCCGCGCCCCCCCGCACGACTCCTTCTTCAACCTCATCTTCAAAGAAACCATTAAAGAATACGACCTCAAAGAATACCGCCTCGACATCACAAGAGAAAACTACTCCCTCCCCTTCATCATGGGAGAGCGAGTCACGCTTCAAAACGGAGCCAGCTTTAGAAACCTTCACGAAAGCCAACCGTACTTCGCCGACGAAGTCGACGGGGTTCTCAAGCCCGGCACGAACATGACAGGAACGCAATCGAACGCGACAGCAACGCTCACGGCAGCAACACCGTCAGAAACGTTCTACCTTGACAAGCTCGACAACCTCCTCGCCCAGGAAGGATGGCTGGACAAGACGTACAACTACATGATAGAAGAGCCGACTTGGCCAAATGAGTACTCAAGCACGAACTACACGGACACGCCAGCACCGCAAACCATGACCGACGCCATTCGGCAAACAAGCACGAGCATGAAAGCCATCAACCCCGAATTCAAAAACTTCGCTGTCGAAATCTACCAAGAAGAATGGGAAGACGCTATTGACGTCTGGGTCCCTAGCATAGCAGGATGTGGCCGAACAGGGTACGTCGATTGTTACGCGAGCCGCGACAAGCAAGACATCGTTCAATGGAGCTACGCTGCTTGCGGCACACATCATTGCTACCGGACTGGAGACGACACCTTCACAAAACTCCCCACGCACATCATCGACGCAAATTTCACCAACCTTCGAGGCATGTACTGGCTCAAGTACAACGGCAACATCACTGGCGACCTGTACTGGCGGGTCGACTACCAATTCGTCTTCGCAGGCCACAGCACCCCTATTGACCCGTGGGAAAACATCTGGTTCGCTGGAGGAAACGGCGACGGCACGCTCTTCTACCCCGGCCGCCCAAACATCGTTGGCGGCACTCATCACATCCCCATCAGCTCCCTGCGCGTCAAAGCCATACGAGAAGGTCTTGAAGACTACGAACTCTTCGCCCTCGCAACGCAAAGGGGTCTGCGAAGCGACGTCCTTGACGCTATCAAAGACGCTGTTGGGACGGACTGGTACGCGTACACCACCCTCCCCACCCCCGCCGCTATGGACCACGCAAGAAAAGAGGTCATCACCCTCCTCGAAGGAACCTGCTACACGCCAGCAAGGGCCGGCGACGTGGACTGCAATAGCGAGGTAAACATCTACGACCTCACCCTCGTCGGGAGCAGCTTCGGCACAACACCCCAAAGCCCGGACTGGAATAGGAAAGGCAAACGCGCAAATGCATGCAGCACGACAGAGCTCTCCCCCCGCGTCGGCGTAGAAGACCTCAACTGCGTTAGCCAAAACTTCGGCAACGCCGACTAG